The Cenarchaeum symbiont of Oopsacas minuta DNA segment AAGACGAACTTACTAGCGTGTAAACTCTCCGTTTAGAATTCGTCTATAAAATATTGTAACTGTCTAGAGTTTTGAAATACCATCCTCAAGATATACAGTCATGAAAGTTTAGATTTCATTGTCTACATGTCTCCTTTTTTGTCTGTTGTACAGTTTCTCCCTGTTGTTTGTTTTCCTTGCGTAATAATGCAATTTCTTTCTCTAGATTCTAACCTAGGACAAATGTATTTTATCTTTTCATTATTCATGAATGATTTTTTGTATTATGTACCTGATCCAAAAATGTGATGATGAAAAATATTGGATCAGATGGTCAGATTACTTCAAAACTCTAGATAGTTACCTTTTTTCTATTCTTAACTTCATTGTCAAGACATAATTGCGCAAATGCTTTTTTATCAAACACAATATGTTTTAGCGGGTTACGGTATTGGATATTTGGATATTCGCTGTACTTTCTTCTATTGATTGTTCTACCACCTGATTTTGGTCTAAAACCACCCCATTGTTTAAAGAATATTGCAATATTTTGTTTTTTACATTGTTCAATAATTTCTAAAATCCATTCTTTTTCTACTGATCTGAATTTAGCTCCACTTTCTCCTCCAATAATGACCCAATTGATTCCTTTTAGGTTTACTTTTCCAACAGAGTAGATTAATGGTTCAAAACTAATAAAACGAGTTTTACATTTTACTTTTTTTAGTTCATCAATTCGCCATACATAATCTTCATTTTCAACACTAACTCCCATCCAAATATGATTTGGAATATTATATCCAAAATAATCACAGAAAATCTCTGAAAAATCCGACATTATATGAGGACGTTTTGTAAGAATTTGATATCTATGTCTATCAGCTTCAATCATAGTGTTAAAGCATTTTACAATAAATTCAAAAGAAGATTTTTCATGAAACATGTCAGACATACTATTAACAAAAATTTTTTTTGATTTTTTCCATTGTTTTGGTAAATTTAGATCATTAAGATGTTCAGTAAAGTCAAATTCATTTTCATATTTTTTTAATCCCATTAACTTTAATCTATGAGATAATTTCTCAGCATAACAATTTTTACATCCAGGAGAAATTTTAGTACATCCTGTACTCGGGTTCCAAGTTGCTTCAGTCCACTCAATTTCAGAATCTAGAGCCATGATTTCACTTTTACCATTTCAACAATGTTTCATTAATGTTTATACTTAGTTGCATAACCTGCCTAAATATCATATAAACAGAATTCAAACCTAAACAAATAGATCACCCCATGATTATGGATTATTGATGAAAACAACACACATCAGGAATGATCCACTTTGAATACGATGGTATTGTTTACTGTACGGATTTTATCTGACATGTGTGCAATCAGGAGGTTCTGCATACATGGCTGATAGCAAATACGTCAAATGGGGCAAGCATCTAACCATTCAAAAATCCAAATCTTGGAAAATACAAGTAAGAATTAAAAATAAAGGAAAGAATGGAAGGCGATTTGAGTATTCGGATAAACTATTTGAGAGTCTTGCAATAATATACAGGCATCTCATATAGAGCGTGTCAAGGAATTGCACAGACTGCTCTAGGTTCAAATGCTCCAGATCATACCACAATATGCCGCAGAATAAACGCGCTAAAAATAAAGACACCTGAAAGAGTTCAACAACCATCTAATCAGTTAAAAGATATCCATCTTGCAATAGATGGTAGTGGCATAAAACCCAATGAGCGTGGTGAATGGATACGAGACAAATGGAAGATACGACGTGGATTCATCAAGATACACTTTCTCATAAATGTTAAAACTCGTAAAATTGTCTCTTACAGTCACCAGAGGAGAAAACAGACAGCTCGCAATTCTCTACCTTGTTAGAAACAGCATCCAAGGCGGTATCAAAGACAGCTGCGAACAAACGCAATATAGTACTGTATGGAGATGGTGCGTATGATACAAACGCCAATTTTAACCGCTGCCGAAAGCTTGGCATTAAACCTGTGATAAAGGTTCGATCAAATTCTGTACTTCATGTTGGTTGTTATGCACGTAACAAAGCGGTCCGTGAGCAGCTTGGAGAAATAAAGCATCTGGCATTTACTCCAAATGATGCAATGCTAAAAAACCAAGCAGAGTGGAAAAAACGCGTCAGATATGGTCAACGTTGGATAGTTGAGGTAGTGTTTTCTGCATTTAAGAGATTCTGTCATGTCAAGAAAATGGGATAACATTGTGCAAGAGCTTCGATTAAAGGTGTGGGTGTACAACATATTTTGTGATGCGGGTTTGAGTACACCATGATGAGAAAACGCGTATCTATCTGACTATTGTTCTTATTTTGTACCGTATTGTTTGTTTTCATTAGACCTCATGCACAATTAAATTTTAAATTGAAAATGTTAAATTTTTAGGCATGAATTACACCATCAATTTTGAAAATTAATTCATTAACCATATGTGCACAGAAAAATTAGGACTTTAGAAGGTTGTAAGAATAAGAACAAAAAGAGATCTGGTCATCACAAAACTAAAAAACAAACAAAATCATTACCGCATTTTGACAGATCCTACATGTACGTTGGTATTGACGTCCACAAGGAGTTCCTTCAGGTTGCAATGATGGACAAAAAAGGTAAAATTGTCTTTAACGAGAGAGTCGATAGAGACAACGATGAGGTGAAAAAGTTTTTCTTAAAAAATGTTCCAAAGAGTGCAAAATGTATCATGGAATCCTCATCTGTTTGGTATGGCTTGTTTACGTTCATGACAAAAGATCTAAAGCTGGATGTATCTCTCTCGAACCCATACCAGACAAAGGCAATTGCGTCATCCAAGAAAAAAACTGACAAGATTGACGCAATGATACTTGCAGACCTTTACCGTGGCGGATATATTGCACTGTGCCATGTTCCAACAAAAATTGTGGTGGAATGGAGGCGCCTTGTACGACATAGACATTGGAGTGTACAGATGAGAACGAGTGAAAAAAATGCCATACATGGAATCCTATTACAAGAGGGGATAAAGATTGCAGGTACAACATTTACTCAAAAGTACAACGAATCGCTTCATTTCATAGGTGATTACAGAATTGATGAATCATCTAGAGGCGATAGACTCGTATGATAGACTCATTGCAAAAACAAACAAAAGGATATACCAAATTGCAAGATCTAATAAACAGATCCAATTGCTAAAGACAATTCCAGGAATTGGTGATTACAGTGCTTTGGTAGAGATTGATGATGTGAGGAGATTCTCACCGTTTGTACTCGTATGCAGGTTTGGTTAAGTGTACGCAATTCTGCAGATATGGTAAAGCATGGCAGTATAACAAAAAGAGGCAGCAGAATGATGAGGTGGGTTTTGAGTGAAGCGGTCCGCACACATGTAAGGTGTGCACCAAAAAGCAATGTCACACGGTTTTACAAAAGACTCGCAAGAAAAAAAGGCACGGGCAAGGCCACAGTAGCCACTGCATCAAAGATGTTACGTGTCATATACTGGATGTTAAAGATAAGTTTGAAAGCAATTACAGTTAGATTCGCAACCGCGTCTTATGCATTGGAGATTAAACTCCGATTAATAACTGCGGCATGATCTAACGATTGGATGAAGAAAGGTTGTGAGGGTAAACCTCGTATGGATAATTCTTTAGAAACGGAAAGTACACACCTAGCGAAAGCTATGCGGGATTAACGAAAAATGCTAGAATTGTTTATAAAGATAGCACATGGATATGCATAAAGTCTATTTTTTATTTTCAAATAATTGACATTTCGACTTTGTTTCATAACCATGCCTAGAATACTTGAAGACTACCGAAAGACAAAAAGATCAGTAATAACTCATCACAGTTATTGACATACATCAAAGACAGAAAATACATCAATCATGGCAAACAGTTAGTTCTAGATTCAAATCATGATGAATTGTTGGCAGAGATTAAAAATATGAACAAAAACAAAAATGGCAAACCTTTCACATGCCCACAATCTTTGATACAGCAGATGGTATTCCTAAGATCATTATTTGGTCTTGGATACAGACAAATGGATGGCCTATTAACAAAATCAATACAGGAAGAATTTTCCATAGGTTTTGTTCAATTATGGCGCAGAATCTCTGTCATTAATGTAGGATATGATGAAGACGATGGTGTATTTACATTTTCAAACTCATTAACAGGTAATGTGGAAAAAATAAACGTAGCATTTGATGGCAGTGGGTTCAAAGGTGGTAAAGGTGGAGAATGGAGACGTATAAAATGGAATATCCGTCTAGGATTTATCCGAATAACTCTGGCAGTAAACGCAGATGATAAAAAAATCATAGCAATGACAATCACTGATGAACACACTGGAGAGCTCTCACAATTTCCAAAACTATTGCAAAAAGTCATAGATGCACGTAATAAACAAACTCGTTTAAAACAAAATAAAAAACCTGGAACAGGCATAACTGCATTTGGAGATGGAATTTATGCTACAAAACAAAATGTAAACTGTTGCATCAAAAATGGTGTAAAACCAGTTCTTAAAGTAATGATAAACTCATCAGGTAGATCTCGTGGGTATATGGCTCGAAAGAAATTAGTAGATGCACAGCTTGGTGGTGGCCACAAATATATTTCAAAGCTTGATCGTAATCAAAGATTAGAAAATCAAAAAAAATGGTTAAAGGATAATAATTATGGCAAAAGACAAGCAGCTGAGATTGCATTCTCCACACTCAAACGCGTCTATGGTGATGCAGTAATGGCAAAAAACTGGACAAATATGCGTCAAGAGATCGCATTATACATACAACAAAATCATAGATATGGAGAATGATGTGAGGTAAAGACATGGTATGAGGTAAAAGTGTAGCGCAGTATATGTGAAATGGCATGTACAAAAATTAGTAATGAAACAAAGTCCATTTTGCACTCTTTGGGACATTTTTTAAGAAAAACTTTTTCACCTCATCGTTGTCTCTATCGACTCTCTCGTTAAAGACAATTTTACCTTTTTTGTCCATCATTGCAACCTGAAGGAACTCCTTGTGGACGTCAATACCAACGTACATGTAGGATCTGTCAAAATGCGGTAATGATTTTGTTTGTTTTTTAGTTTTGTGATGACCAGATCTCTTTTTGTTCTTATTCTTACAACCTTCTAAAGTCCTAATTTTTCTGTGCACATATGGTTATTGACAAAAAAATCAATTATGATGAAACGAAAGATCCAAGATCAAGTGTAATACACACATGGCATGTGTGATTCAGACAAGCGTATGATTCTCAAACTAGAAAAGAAAAATACCGAATTGAAAGCAGAAATTGAGAAATTTAAAGCAGAATTGCATGATTACAAGAAAGGCAGATTGTCCAATGACACTGTGTTTGATCAGATAATTGATGATGACCAAAACCTTTACGCCACTACGGGATTGGAACGTAACGAGTTTGAATGGATCCTTGTACGATTTGAAAATGCTGTTAAAAATTCACCAAATGCACCACGTTTCTCCGAATATGCCAACGAGTCAGGAAACACATGCATTCTCTCTGTAAGACGAGTCTTGTTTATTGCATTGTCTCGCAAACGCAACAACGAAAAGCAAGAAATATTTGCAGCATATGCCCACATTGATCAGAGTACAGTCAGTAGATATCTAGCATTAGCAGATGTGCTGTTGATGAAGATCCTTCCAACTGCCGAAAACATTGCAGCTACAATACGGAAAGAACGCACCATCCAAGCGTTTAAAGAATTTGTTCCAGGCAAGAGTGCAGGTGAGCTATATCTTGATGCCACGTTTGTACAGGTTCAAAGACCACAAGTAGATCAAAAAAAGGCATACTCTGGAAAACACAAGCGACATGTGTACAATATCCAGATAACCTCAAACAAAGATGGACTAGTACTTGATGTAGGCCATCCTGAAGAAGGTTCTGCACACGACATGGAAGTACTACGACGCAATCCACCAAATTTTGGCAAATGGACAAAGAACATGAGAGATCCTAATACAAAACAAGAACATCGTATCATACTGTATACAGATAAAGGATATCTTGGTGTAGAGAAAGATTATCCTGGAATAATTTCAAAGCAACCATACAAAAAACCCAAAGGTTACGAGATGACAGAGACAGATCAGAAATACAATAAAAGAATTAGTCGTAAACGTATTAGAGTAGAGCATGCGATAAACCGACTAAAATGGTTCCGCAGGATGAGTGTATGATAGCAAGGAAGAGTTTTACAAAGAGATCCAAGTTGTCACTGGGCTGACAAATCTGCACATCCTGTTCAATGACCGCAAGTATGTCAAACCTATGGAACGAGTCTGTTCTCAAATAAAGTAGCACACCTCTGTGCAACATGCCTGCGCATGATGTTACCGTTTTTGTCATATTTCTGACATTTTGATCTGTTTGTAGAACTCTCTCAAGCTTTGATCATACTTGTGACATTTTGATTTGTTTGCTCATGCTTTGATCATGCAGTATCCAGTCAAGAACTGATCTAACTTTATTGGTAATATGCATACGGTCTATTGTACGCTATTGTGTATCTGTGTATGTCAAGCAAGTGTTCGATCTGCAAGGATAGAGATGGATTAGAACCAATAAATGAATTTGGCAGGTAATAATATGAGAGAAAATAAGATAGATTTATTCAATGTGGCGTTAATTGGTGCTAAAATAATAAACACGTTGGCAGTTGTATTGATGTTTCTATATGGAGTGAATCTTTATTTTTACACGTTCAATTATTGGGAATTAAAGCAATTAGAGCTTTTATTGGCAATAATTGGGATTGGTGGGGGATTGTTTGTGTTTTGGATGTGGAAGAAGTAAATTATGAAGAATACATCGATCAAAAATTAGATCGATCTATGATGATCATTCTTTAATATGAGATAGCATATCATAAAATATGGTAACATGGAGTAAAGAGATCGGTTTTACACCTACTGGAGGGTATGTGTTTCCTAATGAAGATGGCGTTTATGTAATTGCCCAAGTTTTAGAAGATGGTACGTATAATGTAAGATATGTTGGACAAGGCAATATCTATGATAGAATGGAAGATCATAAAAATTTTGAAACTGAGCAAAATGAATGTTTGGCTGAAGTTATGAGATATGCCACTAATGTAAAAGTTCGCTCAGTTGTAGTTTCAAATGAAGAAGAACGGAAGAATTTGGAACGTACGTGTTATGAATATTATATGGCACAAGGTCATAATTTATGTAATGAAATTAAACCACATGGGGAATATTTAGAAGGCATAACTGTACCATTTTTTTAAAATGGCAATCTTGTTTTTGTATTATTATTAAGAGTACCACATTCTGTATGATAATATCCACCTATGATAGGCGGTTTATCTTTCCAATTCCAATAACCATATTTAGGATTTATTTTTTTATGACATTTTTGGCATATTTTGAATTGTTGTACATAGTAATCCTTTAGATGTTTTTTATATCGTTTGACAGTTTTTATATTTTTGAAGTATGTAAATGGTTTTAGAAATTTCAAGGATCAATTAACGTAGAAGTGGTAGTATATTGATCTGTCGGTTGTTTATAGATAGAGGAATCATCCCACAACCCTTAACATTAAATTTAACATTTGGATATTGAATACTTAGTTGCATAACCTGCCTAAATACCATATAGACAGAATTCAAACCTAAACAAATAGATCACACCATGATTATGGGTTATTGATGAAAATAACCCACATCAGGAATGATCCACGTTGAATACGATGGTATTGTTTACTGTACGGATTTTAGCTGACATGTGTGCAATCAGGAGGTTCTGCATACATGGCTGATAGCAAATACGTCAAATGGGGCACGCATCTAACCATTCAAAAATCCAAATCTTGGAAAAAACAAGTAAAGATTAAAAATAAAGGAAAGAATGGAAGGCGATTTGTGTATTCTGATAAACTATTTGAGAGTCTTGCAATAATCAAAACATACACGAGTATCTCATATAGAGCGTGTCAAGGAATTGCACAGAATGTTCTAGGTTCAAATGCTCCAGATCATACCACAATATGTCGCAGAATAAATGCACTAAAAATAAAGATACCTGAAAGTCCATCTGATCAGTTAAAAGATATCTATCTTGCAATAGATGGTAGTGGCATAAAACCAAATGAGCGTGGCGAATGGATACGTGACAAATGGAAGATACGGCGCGGATTTATCAAGATATACTTTCTCATAAATGTTAAAACTCGAAAAATTGTCTCTTTTACAGTCACCACAGAGGAGAAAACAGACAGCTCGCAATTCTCTATCTTGTTAAAGGCAGCATCCAAGATAGCATCCACGACAGCTGCGGACAAATGCAATATCGTACTGTATGGAGATGGTGCGTATGATACAAACGCCAATTTTAACCGCTGCCAAAAGCTTGGCATTAAGCCTGCGATAAAGGTTCGATCAAATTCTGCACTTCATGCTGGTCGTTATGCACGTAACGATGCGGTTCGTGAGCAGCTTGAAGAAATAAAGCATCTTGCATTTACTCCA contains these protein-coding regions:
- a CDS encoding Transposase, encoding MTYIKDRKYINHGKQLVLDSNHDELLAEIKNMNKNKNGKPFTCPQSLIQQMVFLRSLFGLGYRQMDGLLTKSIQEEFSIGFVQLWRRISVINVGYDEDDGVFTFSNSLTGNVEKINVAFDGSGFKGGKGGEWRRIKWNIRLGFIRITLAVNADDKKIIAMTITDEHTGELSQFPKLLQKVIDARNKQTRLKQNKKPGTGITAFGDGIYATKQNVNCCIKNGVKPVLKVMINSSGRSRGYMARKKLVDAQLGGGHKYISKLDRNQRLENQKKWLKDNNYGKRQAAEIAFSTLKRVYGDAVMAKNWTNMRQEIALYIQQNHRYGE
- a CDS encoding Transposase, which codes for MLETASKAVSKTAANKRNIVLYGDGAYDTNANFNRCRKLGIKPVIKVRSNSVLHVGCYARNKAVREQLGEIKHLAFTPNDAMLKNQAEWKKRVRYGQRWIVEVVFSAFKRFCHVKKMG
- a CDS encoding Transposase; the protein is MQSGGSAYMADSKYVKWGTHLTIQKSKSWKKQVKIKNKGKNGRRFVYSDKLFESLAIIKTYTSISYRACQGIAQNVLGSNAPDHTTICRRINALKIKIPESPSDQLKDIYLAIDGSGIKPNERGEWIRDKWKIRRGFIKIYFLINVKTRKIVSFTVTTEEKTDSSQFSILLKAASKIASTTAADKCNIVLYGDGAYDTNANFNRCQKLGIKPAIKVRSNSALHAGRYARNDAVREQLEEIKHLAFTPNDAMLKNQAEWKKRVRYGQRWIIEVVFSAFKRFCHVKKMGSHCARASIKSMGLQHVL
- a CDS encoding Transposase, which produces MHRKIRTLEGCKNKNKKRSGHHKTKKQTKSLPHFDRSYMYVGIDVHKEFLQVAMMDKKGKIVFNERVDRDNDEVKKFFLKNVPKSAKCIMESSSVWYGLFTFMTKDLKLDVSLSNPYQTKAIASSKKKTDKIDAMILADLYRGGYIALCHVPTKIVVEWRRLVRHRHWSVQMRTSEKNAIHGILLQEGIKIAGTTFTQKYNESLHFIGDYRIDESSRGDRLV
- a CDS encoding Gp37Gp68 family protein; translation: MALDSEIEWTEATWNPSTGCTKISPGCKNCYAEKLSHRLKLMGLKKYENEFDFTEHLNDLNLPKQWKKSKKIFVNSMSDMFHEKSSFEFIVKCFNTMIEADRHRYQILTKRPHIMSDFSEIFCDYFGYNIPNHIWMGVSVENEDYVWRIDELKKVKCKTRFISFEPLIYSVGKVNLKGINWVIIGGESGAKFRSVEKEWILEIIEQCKKQNIAIFFKQWGGFRPKSGGRTINRRKYSEYPNIQYRNPLKHIVFDKKAFAQLCLDNEVKNRKKVTI
- a CDS encoding Transposase, with translation MCDSDKRMILKLEKKNTELKAEIEKFKAELHDYKKGRLSNDTVFDQIIDDDQNLYATTGLERNEFEWILVRFENAVKNSPNAPRFSEYANESGNTCILSVRRVLFIALSRKRNNEKQEIFAAYAHIDQSTVSRYLALADVLLMKILPTAENIAATIRKERTIQAFKEFVPGKSAGELYLDATFVQVQRPQVDQKKAYSGKHKRHVYNIQITSNKDGLVLDVGHPEEGSAHDMEVLRRNPPNFGKWTKNMRDPNTKQEHRIILYTDKGYLGVEKDYPGIISKQPYKKPKGYEMTETDQKYNKRISRKRIRVEHAINRLKWFRRMSV